In the genome of Vanacampus margaritifer isolate UIUO_Vmar chromosome 1, RoL_Vmar_1.0, whole genome shotgun sequence, one region contains:
- the LOC144046812 gene encoding uncharacterized protein LOC144046812, which translates to MKPQHRLIIFAANVVWMTGVQLNEDKRISQTPHDVFRKADDGDVTLSFTHNLTHYDTILWYRRVSGAARSLELVAVVNYDKALVEPTFRDRIYVSGNGRKAAHLRILVQRWPDNGGHFFAAANTHGHEGARRCPTKTLPER; encoded by the exons ATGAAGCCTCAACACCGTCTCATTATCTTTGCGGCCAACGTGGTCTGGATGACAG GAGTACAGCTGAATGAAGACAAGAGGATCTCTCAGACCCCTCATGATGTTTTCAGGAAAGCGGACGACGGGGACGTCACGTTGAGCTTCACGCACAATCTCACCCACTACGACACCATCCTGTGGTACAGGCGGGTGTCCGGCGCTGCCCGATCCTTGGAATTGGTGGCCGTGGTCAATTACGATAAGGCTTTGGTGGAGCCGACCTTCAGGGACCGCATCTACGTGAGCGGCAACGGCAGGAAGGCGGCTCACCTCCGCATCCTAGTGCAGAGGTGGCCTGACAACGGCGGCCATTTTTTTGCTGCTGCCAATACACACGGCCATGAAGGGGCCCGACGGTGCCCCACAAAAACCCTCCCTGAAAGATAG